The following are encoded together in the Lathyrus oleraceus cultivar Zhongwan6 chromosome 3, CAAS_Psat_ZW6_1.0, whole genome shotgun sequence genome:
- the LOC127131478 gene encoding uncharacterized protein LOC127131478, producing the protein MDRTWMYDRVYSNRHGLKEEYVRGVKDFVKRALKQPICKSEGGIRCPCINCKCLKIRTPTNVRLHLYRDGFQPDYWIWTQHGEVELNVNTRNDSNSSEHVHHDDQIEAMNQMVYDAFRPYGVFSHVNDNIEVEEYTEDEFPNEDAKRFYDKLISFNKPIYEGATQSILSISTQLLEIRSNWHVPQKGLDFVAQMLKSVCPVQKCLPDNYYQATQLVSKLGLKVEKIDCCKNGCMLYYKDDSNLSECKFCNAPRFIPRKTGMGKYKDIPVKRMFYFPIIPRLQRLYASTESASEMRWHHMNKNSSNILRHPSDGKAWKHFDSVYPDFSREPRNVRLGLCSDGFTPYIQASASPYSCWPIIVTPYNLPPEMCMTKPYLFLACLIPGPKNPKLKIDVYLQPLIDDLHRLWSNGILTYDISTKQNFIMKACLMWTINDFPAYGMLSGWGTQGKLACPHCMEHTDAFTLKSGHKNSWFDCHRRFLPSNHSFRRSKRSFLKNRVVTNEPPPISTGKDIWAVISNFPKVTEIGWEAKWKEFEGY; encoded by the coding sequence ATGGATCGTACTTGGATGTACGATAGAGTATATTCCAATAGACACGGATTGAAAGAAGAGTATGTTCGCGGGGTTAAAGACTTCGTAAAGAGGGCTTTGAAACAACCTATTTGTAAATCTGAGGGAGGGATAAGGTGTCCGTGTATAAATTGCAAGTGTCTCAAGATAAGAACACCAACTAATGTTAGACTTCACTTGTATCGAGATGGATTTCAACCAGACTATTGGATTTGGACTCAACATGGAGAAGTAGAGCTCAATGTTAATACAAGGAATGATTCAAATAGTAGTGAGCATGTGCATCATGATGACCAAATTGAGGCAATGAATCAGATGGTGTATGATGCTTTTAGGCCTTATGGAGTATTCTCTCACGTGAATGATAACATAGAAGTTGAGGAATATACGGAGGATGAGTTTCCCAACGAAGATGCCAAACGATTTTATGACAAGTTGATATCTTTCAACAAGCCCATTTATGAGGGAGCGACCCAATCAATATTATCAATATCTACTCAACTTCTTGAAATTAGGTCTAATTGGCATGTACCACAAAAAGGTTTAGATTTTGTTGCACAAATGCTTAAAAGTGTATGTCCAGTTCAAAAATGCTTGCCCGATAACTATTACCAAGCAACACAGTTGGTATCTAAGTTAGGGCTAAAGGTTGAGAAGATTGATTGTTGTAAGAATGGTTGTATGTTATATTACAAGGATGATAGCAATCTATCAGAGTGCAAATTTTGTAATGCTCCTAGGTTCATTCCTCGCAAGACTGGCATGGGAAAGTACAAAGATATCCCAGTGAAGAGAATGTTCTACTTCCCAATCATTCCCAGATTACAAAGATTGTATGCATCAACTGAGTCGGCAAGTGAAATGAGATGGCATCACATGAACAAAAATAGTTCCAACATCCTTCGCCACCCGTCAGATGGAAAAGCATGGAAACATTTTGATAGTGTATATCCTGACTTTTCTAGGGAACCCAGAAATGTAAGGTTGGGTCTGTGTTCAGATGGTTTTACTCCTTACATTCAAGCGTCTGCTTCTCCATACTCATGTTGGCCAATAATAGTTACTCCGTATAATCTCCCCCCTGAAATGTGCATGACCAAACCATACTTATTTTTGGCATGCCTCATACCCGGACCTAAAAACCCTAAATTAAAGATAGATGTCTACTTGCAACCATTGATTGATGATCTACATCGATTGTGGTCCAATGGAATATTGACCTATGATATATCTACAAAACAAAACTTCATCATGAAAGCCTGCTTGATGTGgacaattaatgattttccagccTATGGTATGTTATCTGGATGGGGAACACAAGGTAAattggcatgccctcattgtATGGAACACACTGATGCTTTCACCTTGAAAAGTGGCCATAAGAATTCCTGGTTTGACTGTCATCGTCGTTTCTTGCCATCTAATCACTCCTTCAGAAGGAGTAAAAGAAGTTTCCTAAAAAATAGGGTTGTGACCAATGAGCCACCTCCCATTTCCACAGGGAAAGATATATGGGCGGTAATAAGTAATTTTCCAAAAGTTACTGAAATTGGATGGGAGGCGAAATGGAAAGAATTCGAAGGGTATTGA
- the LOC127131479 gene encoding uncharacterized protein LOC127131479, producing the protein MTKRGGKAKVLAPGKLQEERNRIINKKHIVRKPAQTTLSMQDASSAPTPAQAAPSAQVASSMPTSASKKSSVQAASSMPTPAQEASSVQVASSMPTSASKKSCVQAASLMPTPAQAASSVQAASSMPTPAQAASSVQAASSMPTPAPTPFKFGRGGRCGC; encoded by the exons ATGACTAAAAGAGGTGGAAAAGCTAAGGTATTAGCACCAGGAAAACTTCAAGAAGAACGAAATCGCATAATTAACAAGAAGCATATCGTTAGGAAACCTGCTCAAACAACATTGTCTATGCAGGATGCATCATCGGCACCAACACCAGCTCAGGCAGCACCGTCCGCGCAGGTTGCATCGTCGATGCCGACATCAGCTTCGAAAAAATCATCTGTGCAGGCTGCATCGTCGATGCCAACACCAGCTCAGGAAGCATCGTCCGTGCAGGTTGCATCATCAATGCCAACATCAGCTTCTAAAAAATCGTGTGTGCAGGCTGCATCGTTGATGCCAACACCAGCTCAGGCAGCATCGTCCGTGCAGGCTGCATCGTCGATGCCAACACCAGCTCAGGCAGCATCGTCTGTGCAGGCTGCATCGTCGATGCCAACACCAGCTCCAACT CCCTTCAAATTTGGCAGAGGAGGAAGATGTGGATGCTGA